A window from Populus trichocarpa isolate Nisqually-1 chromosome 3, P.trichocarpa_v4.1, whole genome shotgun sequence encodes these proteins:
- the LOC7496559 gene encoding glucose-6-phosphate 1-dehydrogenase, chloroplastic: MAALYSTTCRSHSYSLLPSSSSSSSFHGQNHQRLNFSSYIAKRVLPAKVSFHSRRNYHLNVVLMQDGAVAAPATLVENETPFKKLKGGLLSPVPSTQEFKEAASFDVNKDESTVSITVVGASGDLAKKKIFPALFALYYEGCLPKHFTIFGYARSKMTDAELRNMVSKTLTCRIDKRENCGEKMDQFLKRCFYHSGQYDSLENFAELDKKLKEHEGGRVSNRLFYLSIPPNIFIDAVKCTSSSASSSIGWTRVIVEKPFGRDSDSSAALTKALKQYLEEDQIFRIDHYLGKELVENLSVLRFSNLIFEPLWSRRYIRNVQLIFSEDFGTEGRGGYFDNYGIIRDIMQNHLLQILALFAMETPVSLDAEDIRNEKVKVLRSMRPLQLEDVVVGQYNSHTKGGVTYPAYIDDSTVPKGSLTPTFAAAALFIDNARWDGVPFLMKAGKALHKKRAEIRVQFRHVPGSLYNQDFGNDLDLATNELVIRVQPDEAIDLKINNKVPGLGMRLDRSNLNLLYAARYSKEIPDAYERLLLDAIEGERRLFIRSDELDAAWALFTPVLKELEEKNVIPEYYPYGSRGPVGAHYLAARYNVRWGDLSIEQ, from the exons ATGGCTGCACTTTATTCGACGACATGTCGTTCACATTCATACTCTCTattaccttcttcttcttcatcatcatcattccaTGGGCAGAATCATCAACGATTAAACTTCTCCTCTTATATTGCGAAAAGGGTTTTACCAGCTAAGGTTTCTTTCCATTCTCGAagaaattatcatttaaatGTGGTTCTCATGCAAGATG GTGCAGTGGCCGCTCCAGCGACCCTGGTTGAAAATGAGACTCCTTTTAAGAAATTGAAAGGTGGGTTGTTGTCTCCGGTGCCTTCAACTCAGGAATTCAAGGAAGCAGCTAGTTTTGATGTGAATAAAGATGAGTCAACTGTCAGTATCACTGTGGTTGGTGCATCTGGGGACCTGGCGAAGAAAAAGATATTTCCTGCACTTTTTGCTCTTTATTACGAGGGTTGTCTCCCGAag CATTTTACAATCTTTGGCTATGCTCGGAGCAAGATGACTGATGCTGAACTTAGAAACATGGTTAGCAAGACACTTACTTGCAGGATTGATAAAAG GGAGAACTGTGGTGAAAAGATGGACCAGTTTCTTAAGAGATGTTTCTACCATTCTGGTCAATATGATTCACTAGAAAACTTTGCTGAGTTAGACAAGAAGTTGAAAGAACATGAG GGTGGAAGAGTTTCTAATCGCCTCTTTTATCTGTCAATTCctccaaatatatttatagatgcAGTGAAATGTACAAGCTCATCAGCTTCATCTAGTATTGGCTGGACCAGGGTCATTGTTGAGAAACCCTTTGGCCGAGATTCGGATTCCTCAGCTGCTTTGACAAAAGCCCTCAAGCAATACTTAGAAGAGGATCAGATATTCAG GATAGACCACTATCTGGGAAAGGAACTTGTGGAAAACCTGTCTGTTCTTCGCTTCTCTAATCTCATTTTTGAACCCTTATGGTCAAGGCGGTATATCAGAAACGTACAGCTGATATTCTCTGAAGATTTTGGCACTGAAGGACGTGGAGG GTATTTTGACAATTACGGAATAATAAGAGACATAATGCAGAACCATCTGCTTCAAATACTAGCCCTCTTTGCGATGGAAACACCTGTCAGTTTGGATGCAGAGGACATCAGAAACGAAAAG GTCAAAGTTTTACGATCAATGAGGCCTTTACAACTTGAAGATGTTGTTGTTGGGCAGTACAACAGCCACACAAAAGGGGGAGTTACTTACCCAGCATACATCGATGACAGCACTGTGCCAAAAGGCAGCTTAACTCCAACATTTGCTGCAGCTGCTCTCTTCATAGATAATGCAAGATGGGATGGAGTGCCTTTTCTAATGAAAGCTGGCAAAGCATTACATAAGAAGAG GGCCGAGATAAGGGTGCAGTTCCGGCATGTGCCTGGCAGCTTATACAATCAGGATTTTGGGAATGATCTTGATCTGGCTACAAATGAGCTTGTTATTCGAGTGCAGCCAGATGAAGCTATTGATTTGAAGATCAATAACAAGGTCCCTGGATTGGGAATGAGATTGGACCGTAGCAATCTAAATCTTCTCTATGCAGCAAG ATATTCAAAGGAGATTCCAGATGCATATGAGAGGCTTCTGCTGGATGCAATTGAAGGGGAAAGGAGATTGTTTATCAGGAGTGATGAACTGGATGCAGCCTGGGCACTCTTCACTCCCGTTCTCAAGGAGCTTGAAGAGAAAAACGTTATCCCCGAATATTATCCTTATGGTAGTCGAGGCCCTGTTGGGGCTCACTATCTAGCTGCAAGATACAACGTCAGATGGGGCGACCTTAGTATAGAGCAATAA
- the LOC7496560 gene encoding uncharacterized protein LOC7496560: MDTISKAKKLQAMHSLKTQFYYNLMFRSFLALTCSLLFSFPLWFPSLCSSMKLFLSLSIPNKFSSFFSPKCLFILVNVIVVFLVGESRFGGSHSSPVGEIYDEYVERSWSLRGVSTHQDKAEESKLEVNWVDQETNVQDKEVVLKEEVDELTNKGDKEVAVKEEDGREANELTNKGKKDAHEEVKVKEDRHEEKEISEEEEEERVDCLQRN; encoded by the coding sequence ATGGATACTATAAGCAAGGCTAAAAAGCTTCAAGCTATGCACAGTTTGAAGACTCAGTTTTATTACAATCTCATGTTTCGTTCATTCCTTGCCTTGACGTGTAGTTTgcttttttcctttcctctttgGTTTCCATCCCTATGTTCATCCATGAAGCTATTTCTATCTCTATCCATCCCAAATAAGTTTTCCTCCTTCTTTAGCCCCAAGTGCTTGTTTATACTGGTAAATGTCATTGTTGTCTTTCTTGTTGGAGAATCAAGGTTTGGTGGGTCTCACTCATCTCCAGTGGGCGAAATTTATGATGAATATGTAGAGAGGAGCTGGAGTCTTAGAGGAGTGTCAACTCATCAAGACAAGGCAGAGGAGAGTAAACTGGAGGTGAACTGGGTTGACCAAGAGACTAATGTTCAAGATAAAGAAGTAGTACTgaaggaagaagttgatgaattAACCAACAAAGGAGATAAAGAAGTAGCGGTGAAGGAAGAAGATGGTAGAGAAGCTAATGAATTAACCAACAAAGGAAAGAAGGATGCTCATGAAGAGGTTAAAGTAAAAGAAGATAGGCATGAGGAGAAGGAAataagtgaagaagaagaagaagagagagtggATTGCCTCCAGAGGAACTGA
- the LOC7496561 gene encoding uncharacterized protein LOC7496561: MGKLLCDSTAAVAETTFQTPTSPAVHWRDDPKATVDLSEQTLTIAAQPTWEDVIGLEDQQRRHLQRLQTKGVLWKHPKNDDSYPAVVFRLSHGGDVSADGNCLFTASQRAMAVREMDARKLRSRTVRRFVEDFGSVSGEEREVINGAIKHMYSPDLKNGWGIHVVQEVKLLANKEDRGSLDSAIEELVLLGMQREMAAESIYKERCIAVNDGPSWAKYMLISGSPDDEDDIITLQYTEEGLLSVDENREGHAAAFGDDIAIECLATEFKREIYVVQAHGSDAMVDEENCVFFLPHRPRTEICEHPFFLFMKGTGWCGAGADHYEPLIAQPSSLVSQEKVAFVL, encoded by the exons atgggAAAGTTGTTGTGCGATTCAACAGCAGCCGTTGCTGAAACGACATTTCAAACGCCAACTTCACCGGCTGTTCATTGGAGGGACGATCCAAAAGCCACCGTAGATCTTTCAGAGCAGACTCTGACCATCGCCGCACAACCTACGTGGGAGGACGTGATTGGGTTGGAAGACCAGCAAAGACGCCACTTACAAAGGCTCCAAACCAAAGGAGTGCTGTGGAAGCATCCCAAGAACGACGATTCTTATCCGGCGGTGGTCTTCAGGCTGTCGCACGGGGGAGACGTTTCGGCGGACGGGAACTGCCTGTTCACGGCCTCGCAGAGGGCGATGGCGGTGCGTGAGATGGACGCGCGGAAGCTGAGGAGTAGGACGGTGAGGAGGTTTGTAGAGGACTTTGGATCTGTTAGCGGGGAAGAGAGGGAAGTGATAAATGGTGCTATAAAGCATATGTATTCGCCGGATCTGAAGAACGGGTGGGGGATACATGTCGTTCAAGAGGTTAAGCTCTTAGCCAACAAAGAAGATCGTGGTTCGCTAGATTCTGCTATCGAGGAGCTTGTTCTCTTAGGGATGCAAAG AGAAATGGCGGCAGAGTCAATATACAAAGAGAGGTGTATAGCGGTGAATGATGGCCCGAGTTGGGCAAAATACATGTTGATCTCTGGTTCAcctgatgatgaggatgatatCATCACTTTGCAGTATACCGAGGAAGGTTTATTATCTGTAGATGAGAATAGAGAAGGTCATGCTGCTGCTTTTGGTGATGATATTGCCATTGAGTGTCTTGCAACAGAGTTCAAGCGTGAAATCTATGTA GTGCAAGCACATGGATCTGATGCAATGGTTGATgaagaaaattgtgttttctttCTCCCACATCGTCCCAGGACTGAAATTTGTGAACACCCCTTCTTTCTCTTTATGAAAGGAACAG gCTGGTGTGGTGCTGGAGCTGATCACTACGAGCCTTTAATTGCTCAGCCATCTTCACTTGTTTCCCAGGAGAAAGTTGCTTTTGTACTTTGA
- the LOC7496562 gene encoding uncharacterized protein LOC7496562 isoform X1: MIHSFAFISKISLLLLLEPPIPLFQRNLYQVKGEMSGVSLAVNPPYEPNGTTVSATKAQQKAPLRRQEQQNSMVGGLMGSLRVIELQLVAFIMVFSISGLVPLLDLVFPAFTSAYLLALSRFAFPSYGRTSSGIFQGSRFFRFYVILGTTIGLFLPLAYVLGGFARGDDQAVRSVTPHLFLLSFQILTENIISGLSLFSPPVRALVPLLYTVRRIFVIIDWINDVWLTKTLPATAQVKDIAWYWFGRSLAAANLAYFSINLLLFLIPKFLPRAFEKYFREMGENESKMAEDKRFAAANKTKSADKKAA, from the exons ATGATTCATTCGTTTGCATTTATCAGTAAgatctctcttcttcttcttcttgaaccACCAATCCCCTTGTTTCAG AGAAATTTATACCAAGTTAAAGGAGAAATGTCGGGTGTCTCTCTCGCTGTGAATCCACCATATGAACCTAATGGAACCACTGTTTCAGCAACAAAGGCTCAGCAAAAGGCTCCGCTTAGGCGACAGGAACAGCAGAATTCGATGGTAGGAGGTTTAATGGGATCATTGCGTGTTATAGAACTTCAACTAGTAGCCTTCATTATGGTTTTCTCAATTAGTGGCCTTGTCCCACTACTTGATCTAGTCTTCCCAGCCTTCACCTCTGCTTATCTTCTAGCCCTCTCGCGCTTCGCTTTCCCTTCATATGGCAGAACCTCATCAGGGATTTTCCAAGGAAGCAGATTTTTTAGATTCTACGTCATTTTGGGAACAACCATAGGACTGTTCTTGCCCCTAGCCTACGTGTTGGGTGGGTTTGCAAGGGGTGATGATCAAGCAGTCCGGTCAGTAACACCTCATTTGTTCTTGCTCTCGTTTCAGATCCTTACTGAGAACATAATAAGTGGTCTGTCGTTGTTTTCACCGCCAGTGAGGGCATTAGTACCCTTGCTTTATACGGTCAGGAGGATCTTCGTTATCATTGATTGGATAAACGATGTGTGGCTTACCAAAACTCTACCAGCAACTGCTCAAGTTAAG GACATTGCGTGGTATTGGTTTGGGAGGAGTCTAGCAGCTGCCAATCTAGCatatttctcaatcaatcttcttctttttttgatccCGAAATTCCTTCCACGGGCTTTTGAGAAGTATTTCAGGGAGATGGGTGAAAATGAATCAAAGATGGCAGAGGACAAGCGTTTTGCAGCtgcaaacaaaaccaaatcagCAGATAAGAAAGCTGCTTAG
- the LOC7496562 gene encoding uncharacterized protein LOC7496562 isoform X2, translated as MSGVSLAVNPPYEPNGTTVSATKAQQKAPLRRQEQQNSMVGGLMGSLRVIELQLVAFIMVFSISGLVPLLDLVFPAFTSAYLLALSRFAFPSYGRTSSGIFQGSRFFRFYVILGTTIGLFLPLAYVLGGFARGDDQAVRSVTPHLFLLSFQILTENIISGLSLFSPPVRALVPLLYTVRRIFVIIDWINDVWLTKTLPATAQVKDIAWYWFGRSLAAANLAYFSINLLLFLIPKFLPRAFEKYFREMGENESKMAEDKRFAAANKTKSADKKAA; from the exons ATGTCGGGTGTCTCTCTCGCTGTGAATCCACCATATGAACCTAATGGAACCACTGTTTCAGCAACAAAGGCTCAGCAAAAGGCTCCGCTTAGGCGACAGGAACAGCAGAATTCGATGGTAGGAGGTTTAATGGGATCATTGCGTGTTATAGAACTTCAACTAGTAGCCTTCATTATGGTTTTCTCAATTAGTGGCCTTGTCCCACTACTTGATCTAGTCTTCCCAGCCTTCACCTCTGCTTATCTTCTAGCCCTCTCGCGCTTCGCTTTCCCTTCATATGGCAGAACCTCATCAGGGATTTTCCAAGGAAGCAGATTTTTTAGATTCTACGTCATTTTGGGAACAACCATAGGACTGTTCTTGCCCCTAGCCTACGTGTTGGGTGGGTTTGCAAGGGGTGATGATCAAGCAGTCCGGTCAGTAACACCTCATTTGTTCTTGCTCTCGTTTCAGATCCTTACTGAGAACATAATAAGTGGTCTGTCGTTGTTTTCACCGCCAGTGAGGGCATTAGTACCCTTGCTTTATACGGTCAGGAGGATCTTCGTTATCATTGATTGGATAAACGATGTGTGGCTTACCAAAACTCTACCAGCAACTGCTCAAGTTAAG GACATTGCGTGGTATTGGTTTGGGAGGAGTCTAGCAGCTGCCAATCTAGCatatttctcaatcaatcttcttctttttttgatccCGAAATTCCTTCCACGGGCTTTTGAGAAGTATTTCAGGGAGATGGGTGAAAATGAATCAAAGATGGCAGAGGACAAGCGTTTTGCAGCtgcaaacaaaaccaaatcagCAGATAAGAAAGCTGCTTAG